From a region of the Deinococcus budaensis genome:
- a CDS encoding penicillin-binding protein 2 codes for MRHKFSHDSDYQLARRATILAFLGLLSFATLAMALAQLTAPPRSAPTQPVSTTRAKLLSADGRILASGTLQKRRYPQGALAAQVVGFVGAAGGLEGLERLYNAQLERGEPLTLTLDTRVQAAVEAILADAVARTDAQYASAAVMETRTGKLTALASVPGFDANAWRQVPPDRWRNRAALDEYEPGSVIKALTVAALLNEGRTTPDATYDTPMWRRFAGATINDIVAHPGQLKTRQILRYSSNVGMTRLVENVPPQLLHRYFTAYGFGQPVKVGLPAGDGLLRDPEAWEPLSQATISFGQGMTVTTLQLAAAFNVMANSGRYVSPRLVLGAPTETRTVLTGATAASMREMLHFVIDEGIQTRAELPGYHVGGKTGTAQVVVDGRYSGEVFSSTFAGFFPADQPRFTVAVMVRGAKREFQGSQLAAPIFRDVMSSLLSLYAVGPQAEPPPKRHTVP; via the coding sequence GTGCGACACAAATTTTCCCATGACAGCGATTATCAATTGGCCCGCCGGGCGACCATTCTCGCTTTTCTGGGACTGCTGTCCTTTGCCACCCTGGCGATGGCGCTCGCCCAGCTCACCGCCCCTCCCCGTTCGGCACCCACCCAGCCCGTCAGCACCACCCGCGCGAAACTCCTGAGTGCAGATGGCCGCATTTTGGCGAGCGGGACATTGCAAAAACGCCGGTATCCCCAGGGCGCCCTGGCCGCGCAGGTGGTCGGGTTCGTCGGTGCGGCGGGCGGCCTGGAAGGTCTGGAGCGCCTCTACAATGCCCAGCTGGAGCGCGGCGAGCCGTTGACCCTCACGCTGGACACGCGGGTGCAGGCCGCCGTGGAGGCGATTCTGGCGGACGCCGTGGCCCGCACGGACGCTCAGTACGCGTCAGCCGCCGTGATGGAGACCCGGACCGGGAAGCTGACGGCCCTCGCTTCTGTGCCAGGCTTTGACGCCAACGCCTGGCGACAGGTGCCGCCGGACCGCTGGCGCAACCGCGCGGCGCTGGACGAGTACGAGCCGGGCAGCGTCATCAAGGCCCTCACGGTGGCGGCGCTGCTGAACGAGGGCCGCACCACGCCCGACGCCACGTACGACACCCCGATGTGGCGCCGCTTCGCGGGCGCGACCATCAACGACATCGTGGCCCACCCGGGCCAGTTGAAGACGCGGCAGATTCTGCGGTACTCCAGCAACGTCGGCATGACGCGGCTGGTCGAAAACGTGCCGCCCCAGCTGCTGCACCGCTACTTCACGGCCTACGGCTTCGGGCAGCCGGTGAAGGTCGGACTGCCTGCCGGGGACGGGCTTTTGCGGGATCCTGAGGCCTGGGAGCCGCTGTCCCAGGCGACCATCTCCTTTGGTCAGGGCATGACGGTCACGACCTTGCAACTCGCGGCCGCTTTCAACGTGATGGCGAACAGCGGGCGGTACGTGTCGCCCCGCCTGGTCCTCGGCGCGCCAACGGAGACCCGGACGGTGCTGACCGGGGCAACGGCGGCCAGCATGCGGGAGATGCTGCACTTCGTGATCGACGAGGGCATCCAGACCCGGGCGGAACTGCCGGGCTACCACGTGGGCGGGAAAACCGGGACGGCCCAGGTGGTGGTGGACGGGCGGTACAGCGGTGAGGTGTTTTCCAGCACCTTCGCGGGGTTTTTCCCGGCAGACCAGCCGAGATTCACGGTCGCCGTGATGGTGCGCGGCGCCAAACGCGAATTTCAGGGCTCGCAGCTGGCCGCGCCCATCTTCCGGGACGTGATGTCCAGCCTGCTCTCGCTGTACGCCGTCGGCCCGCAGGCCGAGCCCCCGCCCAAGCGGCATACCGTCCCCTGA
- a CDS encoding MIP/aquaporin family protein, giving the protein MTVPLPRALAAELTGTFALIFFGPGAAVVQAQTGALGHLGVAAVFGLTVTAVIAALAPISGAHINPAATFALTLAGKFPGERVLPYIGAQLVGATLAALVLLALFGIKGNLGVTVPAGSVLQAFTLETFLTFFLLLVALRSGLPWVVGGTVALEAAMGGPITGASMNPARSFGPALASGIWTAHWVYWLAPLLGAALAVAANHFLSPREVIETQPQRAQEFVSEGEPV; this is encoded by the coding sequence ATGACCGTCCCACTCCCGCGCGCCCTGGCCGCCGAACTCACCGGCACCTTCGCACTGATTTTTTTCGGTCCTGGTGCGGCTGTTGTGCAGGCTCAGACGGGCGCACTCGGCCACTTGGGCGTGGCGGCGGTGTTCGGCTTAACGGTCACGGCGGTCATCGCGGCCCTCGCGCCAATCAGCGGCGCGCACATCAACCCCGCCGCCACCTTTGCGCTGACCCTTGCGGGGAAGTTTCCCGGGGAGCGGGTGCTGCCTTACATCGGCGCGCAGCTCGTCGGGGCCACCCTGGCGGCCCTCGTGCTGCTGGCCCTGTTCGGCATAAAGGGGAACCTTGGCGTCACGGTGCCAGCGGGCAGTGTCCTTCAAGCGTTCACGCTAGAAACCTTCCTGACCTTCTTCCTGCTGCTCGTGGCCCTGCGTTCGGGGCTGCCCTGGGTGGTGGGGGGCACGGTGGCGCTCGAAGCGGCGATGGGTGGCCCCATTACGGGCGCGAGCATGAACCCTGCCCGCTCCTTCGGTCCTGCCCTGGCCAGTGGCATCTGGACGGCCCACTGGGTGTACTGGCTCGCCCCACTCCTGGGCGCAGCGCTGGCGGTGGCCGCCAACCACTTTCTCAGCCCCAGAGAAGTCATTGAGACGCAGCCTCAGCGGGCACAGGAGTTTGTGTCTGAAGGAGAACCGGTATGA
- a CDS encoding metallophosphoesterase family protein — MKVAIFGDVHGNRFALEAVAQDMERHRPDAWVNLGDQVFGGADPAGAWHLQQDLKTRYGVLEVRGNTDERLGQPLTETTEKREMLTWLHGELPEGTGAYVAGLPTNVTLADGQVLAAHGAPDSAWTYLLRDGKAWASDNLVRERLGSTGAARVVVVGHSHLEHVRQLHSLTVVNAGAVSRQKDGSPLARWVLLERKGDAWSVTFRRVPYDIEAAARWAEEHAHKGQQEAVQLRTGKASK; from the coding sequence GTGAAGGTCGCCATTTTTGGCGACGTGCATGGCAACCGCTTTGCGCTGGAAGCCGTGGCACAGGACATGGAGCGGCACCGGCCGGACGCCTGGGTGAACCTTGGGGATCAGGTGTTCGGCGGCGCGGACCCTGCGGGGGCATGGCACCTTCAGCAGGACCTCAAAACCCGGTACGGCGTGCTGGAAGTGCGCGGCAACACCGATGAGCGGCTGGGTCAGCCGCTGACCGAGACCACGGAGAAGCGCGAGATGCTGACCTGGCTGCACGGCGAATTGCCGGAAGGAACAGGCGCATATGTCGCCGGACTGCCCACGAACGTCACGCTGGCGGACGGACAGGTGCTCGCGGCACACGGCGCGCCGGACAGCGCCTGGACGTACCTGCTGCGCGACGGGAAGGCCTGGGCCAGTGACAATCTGGTCCGGGAACGGCTAGGCAGTACCGGCGCGGCCCGCGTGGTGGTGGTGGGGCACTCACACCTGGAGCATGTTCGGCAACTCCACTCCCTGACGGTGGTGAACGCGGGCGCTGTGTCCCGGCAAAAGGACGGCTCTCCACTGGCCCGCTGGGTGCTGCTGGAGAGGAAAGGTGACGCCTGGAGCGTCACCTTCCGTCGGGTGCCTTACGACATAGAAGCGGCGGCCCGTTGGGCAGAAGAGCACGCCCATAAAGGCCAGCAGGAAGCAGTCCAACTCCGCACAGGGAAGGCGAGTAAATGA
- a CDS encoding DUF3800 domain-containing protein: MPKPPAKPLRYDLYIDDSGQAKSLVDWQGKPIDDPKLRPFAVVAGVLVADARKPKLLADWLTLKARIRDELGLTYLPSIHMRLMWGRTLPPLEDRASKLPNPYLKASFQQICDWLEMAFELVHRHSTRGQHPLVYFEANDNNHQRRLSDQTYFSHPVSLAERQNLWKHSKDMYRRFHNVVTNPMVGLLASVVFEANLYARRVHGHGGQPLHVVFDRNPDAKGFDLLDALQGIQRLGHLSKLGSIVESHTRQDVLLEVADFHAYWINRIKQLEYERRHDIHMDGWLRLYDFNCCNCLHTLPAPRQADLVELKTMLHFDLGRAAMAAQDLAFVNAEVLTAQEFHTRMRLHSNEREKVLGYPMLRSSPSAILKDTKMAGGGTMAAPSEPSIAERLGLWQGGSSSPLLHRTR; encoded by the coding sequence ATGCCGAAGCCGCCTGCCAAACCCTTACGTTATGACCTCTACATAGATGATTCCGGGCAGGCCAAGTCCTTGGTGGACTGGCAGGGCAAGCCTATTGACGATCCGAAGCTTCGTCCATTCGCCGTTGTGGCTGGTGTTTTGGTCGCTGATGCACGAAAACCTAAACTGCTCGCCGATTGGCTGACGCTCAAGGCCCGTATTCGAGATGAATTGGGCCTAACGTACCTCCCCTCTATCCATATGCGGCTGATGTGGGGACGAACCCTGCCACCCTTGGAGGATAGGGCGAGTAAGCTTCCTAATCCTTATCTCAAAGCTTCTTTTCAGCAAATCTGCGACTGGTTGGAGATGGCGTTCGAGTTGGTACACAGACATTCCACCCGAGGTCAACATCCCCTCGTGTATTTCGAGGCGAACGACAACAACCATCAGCGGCGGCTGAGTGATCAAACGTACTTCTCGCACCCTGTCTCATTGGCTGAGCGGCAGAACTTATGGAAGCACAGTAAGGATATGTACAGGCGATTTCACAACGTCGTGACCAACCCCATGGTGGGTCTACTCGCCAGTGTGGTCTTTGAAGCTAACCTGTATGCACGGCGTGTGCATGGTCATGGCGGCCAGCCTCTCCATGTCGTATTCGACCGCAATCCAGATGCCAAAGGCTTTGACCTGCTTGACGCACTCCAAGGCATTCAGCGTTTAGGTCACCTTTCTAAGCTGGGCAGTATCGTTGAGTCGCACACTCGCCAGGACGTGTTACTTGAAGTGGCCGATTTTCATGCCTACTGGATTAACCGCATCAAGCAACTGGAATATGAGCGCCGACACGATATACACATGGATGGTTGGCTGCGGCTCTACGACTTCAACTGCTGCAACTGCCTCCATACCCTTCCTGCACCCCGGCAGGCGGATCTGGTGGAGTTGAAGACCATGTTGCACTTTGACCTGGGCCGCGCAGCTATGGCGGCTCAGGACCTGGCATTCGTCAATGCAGAGGTACTCACCGCACAGGAGTTCCATACGCGCATGCGACTCCACAGCAATGAGCGAGAGAAAGTCCTGGGATACCCAATGCTGCGGTCGTCTCCAAGCGCTATTTTGAAAGACACCAAAATGGCGGGAGGCGGCACCATGGCCGCCCCCAGTGAGCCAAGTATCGCAGAACGGCTGGGCCTATGGCAAGGGGGGAGCAGTTCACCACTCCTACACCGAACGAGGTAA
- the arsN2 gene encoding arsenic resistance N-acetyltransferase ArsN2 codes for MLTRAALPSDLPAIFRLLNTLDLPVAGFEEHAGHLVLTEDDTGLLGVAGLEVHGTTGLLRSVAVAPSARGQGLAAQLVTHLLDQARAFQLQDVYLLTTTAQTYFPRFGFREVPRSIAPAALLASREFQDACPQSATLMHLAPTSQEDPMTQTIPGLAEQTATHTLLDALRTQPQLPLEFWLHGEVLVGPGYHVTEVKAVTIEAMDCGGRADAWRETVIQLKDGTAKEAQAGFLTTRKFLAIYDRVAKHVPVRGAAEVRFEYGNSTVPAMQYHVTHVEPQAGRVIVHLRTPGVQCKASDACGTPATAASDSGAGCAPESGCCSPAPAELISLS; via the coding sequence ATGCTGACCCGCGCTGCGCTTCCTTCTGACCTGCCCGCCATCTTCAGGCTGCTGAACACCTTGGACCTCCCGGTGGCTGGTTTTGAGGAACACGCTGGACACCTCGTTCTGACGGAGGACGACACAGGACTGCTGGGTGTGGCTGGGTTGGAGGTTCACGGCACCACAGGGCTGCTGCGCTCGGTGGCCGTTGCTCCCTCTGCCCGTGGGCAAGGCCTCGCCGCTCAGTTGGTGACCCACCTCCTCGATCAAGCGCGGGCATTCCAGCTTCAGGACGTTTACCTGCTCACGACCACGGCCCAGACGTACTTCCCTCGGTTTGGCTTCCGGGAAGTGCCCCGTTCCATCGCTCCCGCTGCCTTGCTCGCTTCCCGCGAGTTTCAAGACGCCTGCCCCCAGTCCGCCACCCTCATGCACCTCGCGCCCACTTCCCAGGAGGACCCCATGACCCAGACCATCCCCGGCCTCGCTGAACAGACCGCCACCCACACGCTGCTCGACGCCCTGCGGACCCAGCCTCAACTCCCCCTGGAATTCTGGCTGCATGGAGAAGTGCTCGTCGGTCCCGGCTATCACGTCACCGAGGTCAAGGCCGTCACCATCGAGGCGATGGACTGTGGCGGGCGCGCGGACGCCTGGCGCGAGACGGTCATCCAGCTCAAGGACGGCACGGCGAAGGAAGCCCAGGCGGGCTTCCTGACCACCCGCAAATTCCTCGCCATCTACGACCGGGTGGCGAAGCACGTCCCGGTGCGCGGTGCGGCGGAGGTGCGCTTCGAGTACGGCAACAGCACGGTGCCCGCGATGCAGTACCACGTCACGCACGTCGAACCCCAGGCGGGGCGCGTGATCGTCCACCTCCGCACGCCGGGCGTGCAGTGCAAGGCTTCTGACGCCTGCGGTACACCGGCCACGGCAGCCAGCGACAGCGGCGCAGGGTGCGCCCCGGAAAGTGGCTGTTGTAGCCCGGCTCCCGCCGAACTGATTTCCCTGAGCTGA
- a CDS encoding 5'-nucleotidase: MTRTATGTQLHVALENSVSALPGASGRFLQVSGFSFTYDVSRPVGSRVVNVTLDDGMPILRDATTYTLALSDFTNSGGDEYTMFADGHGTTRELDAQVVLEYIQQLGTVTPVVGQRIRAVTGN, from the coding sequence GTGACGCGCACCGCGACCGGGACCCAGCTGCATGTGGCGTTGGAAAACAGCGTCTCGGCACTGCCCGGAGCCAGCGGACGCTTCCTGCAGGTGTCGGGGTTCTCGTTCACGTACGATGTGAGCAGGCCCGTGGGTTCGCGCGTCGTCAACGTTACCCTCGACGACGGCATGCCCATCCTGAGAGACGCCACGACCTACACCCTGGCGTTGAGTGACTTCACCAACAGTGGCGGCGACGAATACACCATGTTTGCCGACGGGCACGGCACCACCCGTGAACTGGACGCGCAGGTGGTCCTCGAGTACATTCAGCAGCTGGGCACGGTCACGCCGGTGGTCGGGCAGCGCATCCGGGCGGTTACCGGCAACTGA
- a CDS encoding arsenate reductase ArsC, giving the protein MTQQGLRKPRVLFLCTGNTARSQMAQVLLEQHAGERYEVISAGLEPGEVNPLTVRVLEEAGLPTAHLQSKGVKPLIAEHFTFVITVCDRAEQNCPIFPSATYRLHWPFQDPAAAQGSEEERLTVFRQVRDEIEAQVQAWLRERA; this is encoded by the coding sequence ATGACGCAGCAAGGTCTTCGCAAACCCCGTGTCCTCTTCCTCTGCACCGGCAACACGGCCCGCTCTCAGATGGCTCAGGTCCTGCTTGAGCAGCACGCAGGTGAGCGGTATGAAGTGATCTCCGCTGGATTGGAGCCGGGAGAGGTCAATCCCCTGACGGTGCGGGTACTCGAAGAAGCTGGATTGCCCACAGCACACCTCCAGTCCAAGGGCGTCAAGCCGCTGATCGCCGAGCACTTCACCTTTGTCATTACCGTCTGTGACCGTGCCGAGCAGAACTGCCCCATCTTCCCGAGTGCCACCTACCGCCTGCACTGGCCTTTCCAGGACCCCGCAGCGGCGCAGGGCAGCGAGGAGGAACGCCTGACCGTGTTCCGGCAGGTGCGGGACGAGATTGAGGCTCAGGTCCAGGCCTGGCTCCGGGAGCGCGCGTGA
- a CDS encoding ArsR/SmtB family transcription factor, whose product MTTLVLPMVLDQLKALSHEIRYELIRHLAGGERCVCDLEALLELPQSKVSYHLAILREAELVRAEQRGKNMYYALRQDQLFKLGGALLTEIFPGNPSLTHQNKSIC is encoded by the coding sequence ATGACCACGCTCGTCCTCCCCATGGTCCTGGACCAGCTCAAGGCCCTGTCCCACGAAATCCGCTACGAGCTGATTCGGCATCTCGCGGGAGGGGAGCGCTGTGTCTGTGACCTCGAAGCCCTGCTGGAACTGCCTCAGTCCAAGGTCTCCTACCACCTGGCCATCCTCCGCGAGGCCGAACTCGTTCGTGCCGAGCAGCGTGGAAAGAACATGTATTACGCCCTGCGTCAGGACCAACTCTTCAAGCTGGGCGGCGCACTTCTGACCGAGATATTTCCAGGAAACCCGAGCTTGACTCATCAAAATAAATCCATATGCTGA
- a CDS encoding GNAT family N-acetyltransferase: protein MEALFPAARTAGYWKLLSRVFPENTASRRLLASLGFREVGTCEKPSQLEGVWQDVVIVEKLL from the coding sequence ATGGAAGCTCTGTTCCCCGCCGCACGGACTGCTGGATACTGGAAGCTGCTCTCCCGCGTCTTTCCCGAGAATACGGCCAGCCGCCGTCTCCTCGCCTCGCTGGGCTTCCGGGAAGTGGGCACCTGCGAGAAGCCCAGCCAGCTCGAAGGGGTCTGGCAAGACGTGGTGATCGTTGAGAAGCTGCTGTAA
- the trxB gene encoding thioredoxin-disulfide reductase translates to MSDYDVVIIGGGPAGLTAAIYTGRASLSTLVLEKGLPGGQIAQTEEVENYPGFPEPIPGMELAQRMVQQAEKFGARIEMEEVEAIESTPGNHPHVFTVRGYGGTYRARSVILATGANPKRLDVPGEELFWGKGVSTCATCDGFFYRGKKVVVVGGGDAAVEEGLFLTKFAEEVTLIHRRDTLRANKVAQARAFANPKMRFIWDTAVEEIEGKGHVTGVRLKNLKTGEVSEMAVDGVFIFIGHVPNTDFVQGTVALRSDGYVEVTDEIYTSVPMLFAAGDVSDYVYRQLATSVGAGTRAAMSAERALAALELETEIAF, encoded by the coding sequence ATGAGCGACTACGACGTTGTGATCATTGGCGGCGGTCCTGCCGGTCTGACGGCGGCCATCTACACGGGCCGTGCCAGCCTCAGCACGCTGGTGCTGGAAAAGGGTCTGCCGGGCGGCCAGATCGCCCAGACCGAGGAAGTCGAGAACTACCCCGGCTTTCCCGAACCCATCCCTGGCATGGAACTCGCCCAGCGCATGGTCCAGCAGGCCGAAAAGTTCGGTGCCCGGATCGAGATGGAAGAAGTGGAGGCCATCGAGTCCACGCCTGGCAACCATCCCCACGTCTTCACCGTGCGCGGCTACGGCGGCACCTATCGCGCCAGAAGCGTCATCCTGGCGACGGGCGCGAATCCCAAGCGGCTGGACGTGCCCGGCGAGGAGCTGTTCTGGGGCAAGGGTGTCTCGACCTGCGCAACCTGCGACGGCTTCTTCTACCGGGGCAAGAAGGTCGTCGTTGTGGGCGGCGGCGACGCGGCGGTCGAGGAAGGGCTCTTCCTGACCAAGTTCGCCGAGGAAGTCACGCTGATTCACCGCCGGGACACCCTGCGCGCCAACAAGGTCGCCCAGGCCCGGGCCTTTGCTAACCCCAAGATGCGTTTCATCTGGGATACGGCCGTCGAGGAAATTGAGGGCAAGGGCCACGTGACCGGCGTGCGCCTCAAGAATCTCAAGACCGGCGAGGTCAGCGAGATGGCAGTAGACGGCGTGTTCATCTTTATCGGTCACGTGCCCAACACCGACTTCGTGCAGGGAACGGTGGCGCTGCGCAGCGACGGGTACGTCGAGGTCACCGACGAGATCTACACCAGCGTGCCGATGCTGTTCGCGGCGGGCGACGTGTCGGACTACGTGTACCGCCAGCTGGCCACCAGCGTGGGCGCCGGGACCCGCGCGGCCATGAGCGCCGAACGTGCCCTCGCAGCCCTGGAACTCGAAACTGAAATAGCGTTCTGA
- a CDS encoding ATP-binding protein, whose product MRLFPRLLMHHLVVVAVTAAVLLMAAELTAHPFIQHHVDEMIRLIGPDGGRMRADLAGGMRGTLTRALLAALPVALPLAALTAWIAAQRVTASVRVLQAGSQAIASGEYVRRLPEKGQDELADLARSFNTMAGTLERVEQSRVELIGNVAHELRTPATAARGYVEAAQDGILSPEQALGSVARELATLERLVHDLSLVSRVEAGRVELHVTDLRLAEVLAAAQDRFQLAFEDQNVTLQLETVPNDLTVRADPERAQQVLANLLSNALRHTPRGGTVRVTVEAHDHRAVVCVTDTGSGIAPEHLDRVFERFFRADAARTRGEGSGVGLTIARGLARAMHGDLTVTSHPGQGSRFRWTVPLSAG is encoded by the coding sequence GTGCGGCTCTTTCCCCGTCTGCTGATGCACCACCTGGTGGTGGTGGCGGTCACGGCCGCGGTGCTGCTCATGGCCGCCGAACTGACCGCGCACCCCTTTATCCAGCATCACGTGGACGAGATGATCCGGCTGATCGGCCCGGACGGCGGAAGGATGCGGGCCGACCTGGCCGGAGGCATGCGGGGCACCCTCACGCGGGCGCTGCTGGCCGCCCTGCCGGTGGCGTTGCCCCTGGCGGCCCTGACCGCCTGGATCGCTGCCCAGCGCGTCACGGCCTCCGTGCGGGTCCTTCAGGCCGGGAGCCAGGCGATCGCCAGTGGCGAGTACGTGCGCCGCCTGCCGGAAAAGGGACAGGACGAACTGGCGGATCTGGCGCGCAGCTTCAACACCATGGCCGGGACCCTCGAACGGGTGGAACAGAGCCGGGTGGAGCTGATCGGCAACGTCGCCCACGAGCTACGGACGCCAGCGACCGCGGCTCGGGGGTACGTGGAGGCCGCGCAGGACGGCATCCTGTCCCCAGAACAGGCCCTGGGCAGCGTGGCGCGGGAACTGGCCACCCTGGAACGCCTGGTTCATGACCTCAGCCTGGTCAGCCGGGTGGAGGCGGGTCGGGTCGAGCTGCACGTCACGGACCTGCGACTGGCGGAGGTGCTCGCCGCTGCCCAGGACCGGTTTCAACTGGCCTTCGAGGACCAGAACGTCACCCTTCAGCTGGAAACCGTCCCAAACGACCTGACCGTACGGGCCGACCCGGAACGTGCCCAACAGGTGCTTGCCAATCTCCTGAGCAACGCCTTGCGTCACACCCCGCGCGGGGGCACCGTGCGGGTCACGGTGGAAGCCCACGACCACCGGGCCGTGGTCTGCGTCACGGACACCGGCAGCGGCATCGCACCGGAGCACCTCGACCGTGTCTTTGAACGGTTTTTCCGCGCCGACGCCGCCCGCACCCGGGGGGAAGGCAGTGGGGTGGGGCTCACCATCGCACGCGGACTGGCCCGGGCCATGCACGGTGACCTGACCGTGACTTCGCATCCTGGGCAGGGCAGCCGCTTCCGCTGGACCGTTCCGCTCAGCGCTGGTTGA
- a CDS encoding MFS transporter, with the protein MAQLSVGQRSLVGALAVLTTVGYGALYYAQPLLAVAVEQERGWTRAQTGLAFTLALLVSAFLAPLVGRALDEKGGRKLLSLGALSGSLAFLLLAFTSSSLPFVFGWLLAGVAMALVFYEAAFTVLGQQMQGAARTRATLTITLVAGLASTIFVPLTTASLGHFGLRGTFLGLAALLLLMVGVAWWGIPAGERPDKVQTTPQAFQPDRRFHRLTLAFTLARVVTVGIGLQLAPMLLAAGENPALAATLTGLLGLAALPGRVLFVSLLGRVGAWRLTRALCLQLALGSLLLCFRDHLAPIVLGIIVFGLASGALTLARAEVLTQGYPAQMFGAANGHLARPVNLAQALTPLGMGLLLTFTGDCVPSLLLLALLGLGAAWMLGGGSGNGP; encoded by the coding sequence ATGGCCCAGCTTTCGGTCGGCCAGCGTTCCCTTGTGGGGGCGCTGGCCGTCCTCACGACGGTGGGATACGGCGCGCTGTACTACGCCCAACCGCTCCTCGCAGTCGCCGTTGAGCAGGAGCGGGGATGGACACGCGCCCAGACGGGCCTCGCCTTTACCCTCGCCCTGCTCGTGTCGGCCTTCCTCGCTCCCTTGGTGGGGCGCGCCCTGGATGAAAAGGGAGGCCGGAAACTCCTGAGTCTGGGTGCCCTCTCGGGTTCCCTTGCGTTCTTGTTGCTCGCATTTACGAGCAGCTCTCTCCCCTTCGTGTTCGGTTGGCTGCTCGCAGGCGTGGCGATGGCGCTGGTCTTCTACGAGGCGGCCTTCACGGTGCTGGGGCAGCAGATGCAGGGGGCGGCCCGCACGCGGGCCACTCTGACCATTACCCTGGTGGCGGGTCTGGCAAGCACCATTTTCGTTCCCCTCACGACGGCCTCGCTGGGGCACTTCGGCCTGCGAGGAACCTTCCTGGGGCTGGCCGCCCTGCTCCTGCTCATGGTGGGCGTGGCCTGGTGGGGCATTCCCGCTGGAGAACGTCCCGACAAGGTGCAGACCACCCCTCAAGCCTTCCAGCCGGACAGACGCTTCCACCGCCTGACCCTGGCGTTCACGCTGGCGCGCGTCGTGACCGTGGGAATCGGCCTGCAACTCGCGCCGATGCTGCTGGCGGCAGGGGAGAACCCGGCGCTGGCGGCCACCTTGACGGGACTGCTGGGCCTCGCCGCACTTCCTGGCCGCGTGCTGTTTGTTTCACTGCTGGGGAGGGTGGGAGCCTGGCGCTTGACCCGCGCGCTGTGCCTTCAGCTCGCCTTAGGGAGTCTGCTGCTGTGCTTTCGGGACCACCTGGCCCCAATCGTTCTGGGCATCATCGTCTTTGGTCTGGCGAGCGGGGCGCTGACCTTGGCGAGGGCGGAGGTGCTGACGCAGGGGTATCCAGCGCAGATGTTCGGGGCAGCGAACGGGCATCTGGCGAGGCCCGTGAATCTGGCACAGGCGTTGACGCCCTTGGGGATGGGCCTGCTTCTGACTTTCACGGGTGACTGCGTGCCTTCGCTGCTGCTGCTCGCTCTCCTAGGCTTGGGAGCCGCGTGGATGCTCGGTGGGGGAAGCGGCAACGGACCCTGA
- a CDS encoding MarR family winged helix-turn-helix transcriptional regulator: MTVAYDNKLGQEVQTGPLLRTVTRLFTELQQRNFACCDVQSATQCVILTTLAREGDQKLTALTRSLNLDKAWLSRSTDELVEQGLLVKTPHPGDRRALLLRLTDAGQQAAQELDAQLNAQSARVLARLPEADRAAAVRLLASLSCALQAELNGEEGCGC; the protein is encoded by the coding sequence ATGACCGTTGCTTATGACAACAAATTGGGACAGGAGGTGCAGACCGGCCCACTTCTGCGAACCGTAACCCGCCTGTTCACCGAATTGCAGCAGCGCAACTTCGCGTGCTGCGACGTACAGTCCGCCACCCAGTGCGTCATTTTGACGACCCTGGCGCGCGAAGGCGACCAGAAGCTGACCGCCCTAACCCGTAGCCTGAACCTCGATAAGGCCTGGCTGAGCCGGAGTACCGATGAACTGGTGGAACAGGGCCTGCTGGTCAAGACGCCCCATCCCGGTGATCGCCGCGCCCTGCTGCTGCGCCTCACGGACGCAGGACAGCAGGCTGCCCAGGAACTGGATGCCCAGCTCAACGCCCAGTCGGCGCGCGTCCTCGCCCGTCTCCCCGAAGCAGACCGAGCCGCCGCTGTTCGGCTGCTGGCTTCCCTCAGTTGCGCCCTTCAGGCGGAACTGAACGGGGAGGAGGGTTGTGGATGCTGA
- a CDS encoding arsenate reductase ArsC gives MTRVLILCTHNSARSQMAEALTREAARKAGLGLEVHSAGTEATRVKDDAKTIMAEIGLSLDGHTSKTLHDVPDPQNFDYVVTICDSAAEACPVYPGQTTRRHYPFVDPSGGSLERWRVVRDQLQTQFEAFVQALKEGDPVPETYADSPTVAVA, from the coding sequence GTGACTCGCGTCCTGATTCTCTGCACCCACAATTCCGCCCGCTCGCAGATGGCCGAAGCTCTGACCCGTGAGGCCGCCCGCAAAGCCGGTCTCGGCCTCGAAGTTCACTCTGCTGGAACGGAAGCTACCCGCGTCAAGGACGACGCAAAGACCATCATGGCTGAGATTGGCCTGAGTCTGGACGGCCACACCAGCAAGACGCTCCACGACGTGCCGGACCCGCAGAACTTCGATTACGTGGTGACGATCTGTGACTCTGCTGCCGAGGCATGCCCCGTCTATCCGGGCCAGACCACGCGGCGGCATTACCCCTTCGTGGACCCCAGTGGTGGCAGTCTGGAGCGCTGGCGAGTGGTGCGGGATCAGCTTCAGACGCAGTTTGAGGCGTTTGTGCAGGCGCTCAAAGAAGGGGATCCCGTGCCCGAGACCTACGCCGACAGCCCCACCGTTGCGGTTGCCTGA